One window of the Microvirga mediterraneensis genome contains the following:
- a CDS encoding SOS response-associated peptidase codes for MCGRYAITLPPETYRDFFGYPEQPNFPPRYNVAPTQPVPIVLEDRGERHFMLVRWGFLPSWVKDPKDFPLVINARGETLETKPTFKAALKRRRCIFLADGFYEWRREGKEKTPFLIRPRSRKPMPMAGLWETYMSPDGAEIDTAAIVTTDANGTLSAVHDRMPVILSEDDIAAWLDVRDERADVMRLVRPCPDDWLDLVPVSSRVNKVENDDPGLMEPLARPEPAPVKEKKPKVKKPLSSDEDEQGSLF; via the coding sequence ATGTGCGGACGCTATGCGATCACGCTTCCTCCCGAGACCTATCGGGATTTCTTCGGTTATCCCGAACAGCCGAATTTTCCTCCGCGCTACAACGTGGCTCCCACGCAGCCGGTCCCGATCGTGCTGGAGGATCGCGGCGAGCGCCATTTCATGCTGGTGCGCTGGGGCTTCCTGCCGTCCTGGGTAAAGGACCCGAAGGACTTTCCCCTCGTCATCAACGCGCGCGGCGAGACGCTGGAGACCAAGCCGACCTTCAAGGCGGCCCTGAAGCGCCGGCGCTGCATCTTCCTCGCAGACGGCTTCTATGAATGGCGGCGGGAGGGAAAGGAGAAGACCCCGTTCCTGATCCGCCCGCGCAGCCGCAAGCCCATGCCGATGGCGGGCCTGTGGGAAACCTATATGAGCCCGGACGGGGCCGAGATCGATACCGCCGCCATCGTGACCACGGATGCCAACGGAACGCTCTCCGCCGTGCACGACCGCATGCCCGTGATCCTCTCCGAGGACGACATCGCCGCATGGCTCGATGTGCGCGACGAGCGCGCCGACGTAATGCGCCTCGTGCGTCCCTGTCCCGACGACTGGCTCGACCTCGTGCCGGTCTCCAGCCGCGTGAACAAGGTCGAGAACGACGATCCGGGCCTCATGGAACCGCTCGCCCGGCCGGAGCCCGCGCCGGTGAAGGAGAAGAAGCCCAAGGTGAAGAAGCCGCTTTCGAGCGACGAGGACGAGCAGGGGAGCTTGTTCTGA
- a CDS encoding superoxide dismutase: MLSRRHLLTGATLLAASAAIPRAWAQAPTGPFKLDPLPYAPSKNEPHIDAQTMEIHHDKHHAAYVNNLNAALAQNAEAARMPLQDMLANLTKVPESIRTAVRNNGGGHANHTMFWQIMGGQGGEPSGDLKAAIDRDLGGFQKFQTDFNTAGEKQFGSGWVFVTVSRDGKLALTTRPNQDTPLMDGQRVLMGNDVWEHAYYLKYQNRRPDYLKAWWNVLDWNRIGERYAAARAGTLTV; this comes from the coding sequence ATGCTGAGCCGTCGCCATCTTCTGACCGGTGCAACCCTGCTGGCCGCCAGCGCTGCCATTCCCCGCGCCTGGGCGCAAGCCCCGACGGGACCGTTCAAGCTCGATCCGCTGCCCTATGCGCCCTCCAAGAACGAGCCGCATATCGATGCGCAGACCATGGAGATCCACCATGACAAGCATCATGCGGCCTATGTCAACAACCTCAACGCGGCCCTCGCCCAGAACGCCGAGGCGGCCAGGATGCCCCTGCAGGACATGCTGGCGAATTTGACCAAGGTGCCCGAGTCGATCCGCACGGCCGTGCGCAACAACGGCGGCGGACATGCCAACCACACCATGTTCTGGCAGATCATGGGCGGCCAGGGCGGCGAGCCTTCGGGCGACCTGAAAGCCGCCATCGACCGGGATCTCGGCGGCTTCCAGAAGTTCCAGACGGATTTCAACACCGCCGGCGAGAAGCAGTTCGGCTCCGGTTGGGTCTTCGTCACCGTGTCCCGCGACGGCAAGCTCGCCCTGACGACGCGGCCCAACCAGGACACGCCCCTGATGGATGGGCAGCGGGTCCTGATGGGCAATGACGTGTGGGAGCACGCCTATTACCTGAAATACCAGAACCGCCGGCCCGACTATCTCAAGGCATGGTGGAACGTGCTCGACTGGAACCGGATCGGCGAGCGCTATGCGGCCGCCAGGGCGGGGACGCTGACGGTTTAA
- the dxs gene encoding 1-deoxy-D-xylulose-5-phosphate synthase codes for MSTPLLDSIKTPDDLRQLPENQLRQVADELRTETISAVSVTGGHLGAGLGVVELTVALHYVFDTPRDRLIWDVGHQAYPHKILTGRRDRIRTLRQADGLSGFTKRSESEYDPFGAAHSSTSISAGLGMAVARDLEGKKNNVIAVIGDGAMSAGMAYEAMNNAGAMHSRLIVILNDNDMSIAPPTGAMSSYLARLVSGGTYRGIRETAKQLAKKLPKFIYDKAAKAEEFARGFWTGGTLFEELGFYYVGPIDGHNLDHLLPILKNVRDTGTGPILVHVVTKKGKGYAPAEAAADKYHGVVTFDVVTGAQTKAKANAPSYTKVFGESLIKEAQADDKIVAVTAAMPSGTGIDLFGKEFPARTFDVGIAEQHAVTFAAGMATEGYKPFCAIYSTFMQRAYDQVVHDVAIQNLPVRFALDRAGLVGADGATHAGSFDVAYLGCLPNMVVMAAADEAELVHMVATAAAHDSGPIAFRYPRGEGVGVDMPEKGIPLTIGKGRIVKEGSRIALLSLGTRLSEALKAAEELEARGLSTTVADARFAKPLDEELILALARDHEVLVTVEEGSIGGFGSYVLQLLADKGALDRGTLKVRSMVLPDIYQDQDKPERMYAKAGLDAAGIVTRVFEALGQEEARKVRA; via the coding sequence TTGTCCACACCCCTCCTCGACTCCATCAAGACCCCGGACGATCTGCGTCAATTGCCCGAAAACCAGCTCCGGCAGGTCGCGGACGAGCTGCGGACGGAGACGATCAGCGCCGTGTCCGTCACCGGTGGGCACCTGGGCGCGGGCCTGGGCGTCGTCGAGCTGACGGTGGCGCTGCATTACGTGTTCGATACGCCCCGCGACCGGCTGATCTGGGACGTGGGCCACCAGGCCTACCCGCACAAGATCCTCACCGGGCGCCGGGACCGGATCCGGACCCTGCGCCAGGCCGATGGGCTGTCGGGCTTCACCAAGCGGTCCGAGAGCGAATACGATCCCTTCGGGGCGGCCCATTCCTCCACGTCGATTTCCGCCGGCCTCGGCATGGCCGTGGCGCGGGACCTGGAGGGCAAGAAGAACAACGTCATCGCCGTGATCGGCGACGGGGCCATGTCGGCCGGCATGGCCTATGAGGCCATGAACAACGCGGGCGCCATGCATTCGCGCCTCATCGTCATCCTCAACGACAACGACATGTCCATCGCGCCCCCCACTGGCGCCATGTCGTCCTATCTCGCCCGTCTCGTGTCCGGCGGCACCTATCGGGGCATCCGCGAGACGGCCAAGCAGCTGGCCAAGAAGCTGCCGAAATTCATCTACGACAAGGCCGCCAAGGCCGAGGAATTCGCCCGCGGCTTCTGGACCGGCGGCACCCTGTTCGAGGAGCTCGGCTTCTACTATGTGGGCCCCATCGACGGCCACAACCTCGACCACCTGCTGCCGATCCTCAAGAACGTCCGCGACACCGGGACGGGGCCGATCCTCGTCCATGTGGTGACCAAGAAGGGCAAGGGCTACGCCCCCGCCGAGGCCGCCGCCGACAAGTATCACGGGGTCGTCACCTTCGACGTGGTGACGGGCGCGCAGACCAAGGCCAAGGCCAACGCGCCCTCCTACACCAAGGTGTTCGGCGAGAGCCTGATCAAGGAAGCGCAGGCCGACGACAAGATCGTGGCCGTCACGGCCGCCATGCCCTCGGGAACGGGGATCGACCTCTTCGGCAAGGAATTCCCCGCCCGCACCTTCGACGTGGGAATCGCCGAGCAGCACGCGGTGACCTTCGCGGCCGGCATGGCCACGGAGGGCTACAAGCCGTTCTGCGCCATCTATTCCACCTTCATGCAGCGCGCCTACGACCAGGTGGTGCACGACGTGGCGATCCAGAACCTGCCCGTGCGCTTCGCCCTCGACCGGGCGGGCCTCGTGGGCGCCGACGGGGCGACCCATGCGGGTTCCTTCGACGTCGCCTATCTCGGCTGCCTGCCCAACATGGTGGTGATGGCGGCCGCCGACGAGGCCGAGCTGGTCCACATGGTGGCGACCGCCGCGGCCCATGATTCCGGCCCCATCGCCTTCCGCTACCCGCGCGGCGAGGGCGTGGGCGTCGACATGCCCGAGAAAGGCATTCCGCTCACCATCGGCAAGGGCCGGATCGTCAAGGAAGGCAGCCGCATCGCTCTCCTGTCCCTCGGCACCCGCCTGTCGGAGGCCCTGAAGGCCGCCGAGGAGCTGGAGGCGCGCGGCCTGTCCACCACCGTGGCGGATGCCCGCTTCGCCAAGCCCCTGGACGAGGAGCTGATCCTAGCGCTCGCCCGCGACCACGAGGTCCTCGTGACCGTCGAGGAGGGCTCTATCGGCGGCTTCGGTTCCTATGTGCTGCAGCTTCTCGCCGACAAGGGCGCCCTCGACCGGGGCACCCTGAAGGTCCGCTCCATGGTCCTGCCGGACATCTACCAGGACCAGGACAAGCCCGAGCGCATGTACGCCAAGGCCGGCCTCGACGCCGCCGGCATCGTCACCCGCGTGTTCGAGGCCCTGGGCCAGGAAGAGGCGCGGAAGGTTCGGGCGTAA
- a CDS encoding exodeoxyribonuclease VII small subunit, translating to MTDTASIKTLPFEKALAELEEIVRRLERGDVPLEDSIAIYERGEALKKHCEQLLKKAEARIEKITIGPDGAASGTAPLDVAE from the coding sequence ATGACCGACACCGCCTCCATCAAGACCCTCCCCTTCGAGAAGGCCCTGGCCGAGCTGGAGGAGATCGTCCGTCGTCTCGAGCGCGGCGATGTGCCCCTGGAGGATTCGATCGCGATCTACGAGCGCGGCGAGGCCCTGAAGAAGCATTGCGAGCAGCTCCTCAAGAAAGCCGAGGCCCGCATCGAGAAGATCACCATCGGGCCCGACGGCGCTGCCTCCGGCACGGCTCCGCTGGACGTGGCGGAATGA
- a CDS encoding magnesium transporter CorA family protein: MIVIHRPAQVKGPMGESLDRQVLPPGDPIPQDALWIDLIDPTKDEDRLVEVHLSIEIPTKEEMADIEPSEILYHENNARYMTARVLCSSDTDNPKLIDVSFILTERALVTVRYGEPRSFSMFMARAVKPGGCRHQPEAVLDGLLETIIDRAAEILGTVGTRIDRLSQSIFENEKQGARRAASYRVALKSIGRKGDVISNVRESMVSVERMLLFLSASMPRPQKTAGYKTEWRTALRDVQSIEEHATFLSNKIQFLLDATLGLVTIEQNDIIKIFSVMSVIFLPPTLVSSLYGMNFKIMPELDWEFGYPWAIMLMVLAAVLPYLYFRWKRWL, translated from the coding sequence ATGATTGTGATCCATAGACCGGCGCAGGTGAAGGGCCCGATGGGCGAGTCCCTCGACCGACAGGTCCTCCCGCCGGGTGATCCGATCCCCCAGGACGCCCTGTGGATCGATCTGATCGATCCGACCAAGGACGAGGACAGGCTCGTCGAGGTCCACCTCAGCATCGAGATCCCGACCAAGGAGGAGATGGCTGATATCGAGCCCTCCGAGATCCTCTACCACGAGAACAACGCGCGCTACATGACGGCGCGGGTCCTGTGCAGTTCCGACACGGACAATCCGAAGCTGATCGACGTGTCCTTCATCCTGACCGAACGGGCTCTCGTGACGGTGCGTTATGGCGAGCCGCGCTCCTTCAGCATGTTCATGGCGCGCGCCGTCAAGCCGGGCGGCTGCCGGCACCAGCCCGAGGCGGTGCTCGACGGATTGCTCGAGACCATCATCGACCGCGCCGCCGAGATCCTGGGCACGGTGGGAACGCGCATCGACCGCCTGTCGCAATCGATCTTCGAGAACGAGAAGCAGGGTGCCCGCCGCGCCGCCTCCTACCGCGTGGCGCTGAAGTCCATCGGCCGCAAGGGCGACGTCATCTCCAACGTGCGCGAGAGCATGGTGTCCGTGGAGCGCATGCTGCTGTTCCTGTCGGCCAGCATGCCGCGCCCGCAGAAGACGGCAGGCTACAAGACGGAATGGCGCACGGCCCTGCGCGACGTGCAATCCATCGAGGAGCATGCGACCTTCCTGTCCAACAAGATTCAGTTCCTGCTCGACGCCACCCTCGGGCTCGTCACCATCGAGCAGAACGACATCATCAAGATCTTCTCGGTTATGTCGGTGATCTTCCTGCCGCCGACCCTGGTCTCGTCGCTCTACGGCATGAACTTCAAGATCATGCCCGAACTCGACTGGGAGTTCGGCTATCCCTGGGCCATCATGCTGATGGTTTTGGCGGCCGTGCTGCCTTATCTCTACTTCCGTTGGAAGCGGTGGCTGTAG
- a CDS encoding TlyA family RNA methyltransferase, whose product MTRKRADVVLVERGFFASRARAQEAIAAGLVTVNGLVIRKASDGVPEEAVITAEQPHPYVSRGGVKLAAALDAFHIDPREKICLDIGASTGGFTEVLLKRGAAHVYAVDVGHAQLHPTIVGNARVTNLEGTDARSLNADLVPQPADLLVSDVSFISLKLVLPPAIAFLKPRAELAVLVKPQFEAGRDHVKKGIVRDEAVHRTVCEDLSSFVTSLGFDVIGLIPSPIEGGDGNREFLLGARRG is encoded by the coding sequence ATGACCCGCAAGCGCGCCGACGTGGTTCTCGTCGAGCGCGGCTTCTTCGCGAGCCGCGCCCGGGCGCAGGAGGCCATCGCAGCCGGTCTCGTGACCGTGAACGGGCTGGTCATCCGCAAGGCGTCCGACGGGGTGCCCGAGGAGGCCGTCATCACGGCCGAGCAGCCGCACCCCTACGTGTCCCGCGGCGGCGTGAAGCTGGCGGCGGCGCTCGATGCCTTCCACATCGACCCGAGGGAAAAGATCTGCCTCGACATCGGGGCCTCCACGGGCGGCTTCACGGAAGTGCTGCTGAAGCGCGGCGCCGCCCATGTCTACGCGGTGGATGTGGGGCACGCCCAGCTCCATCCCACCATCGTGGGCAATGCGCGTGTGACCAATCTCGAAGGCACGGATGCCCGTTCGTTGAACGCGGACCTCGTCCCTCAGCCGGCCGATCTTCTCGTGTCCGACGTGAGCTTCATCTCGTTGAAGCTCGTCCTGCCTCCGGCGATCGCCTTCCTGAAGCCCCGGGCGGAACTCGCCGTTCTCGTGAAGCCGCAATTCGAGGCCGGGCGCGATCACGTGAAGAAGGGCATCGTGCGCGACGAGGCGGTGCATCGCACCGTCTGCGAGGACCTGTCATCCTTCGTGACATCCCTCGGCTTTGACGTTATCGGGCTCATCCCGTCCCCCATCGAGGGTGGCGACGGCAACCGTGAATTTTTGTTGGGAGCCCGCCGTGGCTGA
- a CDS encoding class I SAM-dependent RNA methyltransferase, with protein MAEQVIIRRLGAKADGIAETSSGPVFVPKVLPGETVTIERDGSHARLVSVDVASPERETPFCPYFDACGGCATQHMKHGFYQAWKQETLVHTLRQARIETAVAPLIDAHGEGRRRVTLHVRFPDRAMHVGFMAPRSHQIVEIDFCPVTEPALREKAPAIARAIGEHLKGPRKPLDIQITATQTGFDVDVRGYGPLKDQDRIRLIDLAASLDLSRLSIHGDVIVERRPPAIAMGRAAVVPPAGSFLQATKLGEETLAGLVAEACSRAKRVADLFAGAGPFALRLAENADVHAVEFDKGAMVALDKAARATPGLRRVTTEARDLFRRPLLTPELNAFDAVVLDPPRAGAEAQAKQLAASKVPLVISVSCDAATFARDAAILMSSGYRLERVVPVDQFKHSPHLEVVGVLRRDAARKPPRRG; from the coding sequence GTGGCTGAACAGGTCATCATCAGGCGCCTCGGCGCGAAAGCCGACGGCATTGCCGAGACGTCGTCCGGTCCCGTCTTCGTGCCGAAGGTGCTGCCGGGCGAGACCGTCACCATCGAGCGCGATGGGTCGCATGCGCGCCTCGTCAGCGTCGACGTGGCGTCGCCCGAGCGCGAGACACCCTTCTGCCCCTATTTCGATGCATGCGGCGGCTGTGCCACGCAGCACATGAAGCACGGCTTCTATCAAGCCTGGAAGCAGGAGACGCTCGTCCATACCCTGCGCCAAGCGCGCATCGAAACCGCCGTCGCGCCGCTCATCGACGCCCATGGCGAGGGGCGGCGCCGCGTGACGCTGCATGTGCGCTTTCCCGACCGCGCCATGCATGTGGGCTTCATGGCCCCGCGCAGCCACCAGATCGTGGAGATCGACTTCTGCCCCGTCACGGAGCCCGCGCTGCGAGAGAAGGCACCCGCCATCGCGCGCGCCATCGGCGAGCACCTGAAAGGCCCGCGCAAGCCCCTCGACATCCAGATCACCGCGACGCAGACCGGCTTCGACGTGGACGTGCGCGGCTACGGCCCGCTGAAGGATCAGGACCGGATCCGCCTCATCGACCTTGCGGCAAGCCTCGACCTCTCGCGCCTGTCGATCCACGGTGACGTGATCGTGGAGCGGCGCCCGCCCGCGATCGCGATGGGCCGCGCTGCTGTCGTGCCGCCCGCGGGCTCGTTCCTGCAGGCGACGAAACTCGGCGAGGAGACGCTGGCCGGCCTCGTCGCCGAGGCTTGCTCCCGCGCCAAGCGCGTGGCCGATCTCTTCGCCGGAGCAGGCCCGTTCGCGTTGCGGCTCGCCGAGAACGCCGACGTTCACGCGGTGGAGTTCGACAAGGGCGCGATGGTGGCCCTCGACAAGGCCGCCCGTGCGACGCCCGGCCTGCGCCGCGTCACGACGGAAGCGCGCGACCTCTTCCGCCGTCCGCTGCTGACTCCGGAGCTCAACGCCTTCGACGCCGTGGTGCTCGACCCGCCGCGCGCGGGCGCGGAGGCACAGGCGAAGCAGCTCGCGGCATCGAAAGTCCCGCTCGTGATCAGCGTCTCCTGTGACGCGGCCACCTTCGCCCGCGACGCCGCGATCCTCATGAGCAGCGGCTACCGCCTGGAACGCGTCGTTCCGGTCGACCAGTTCAAGCACTCGCCGCATCTCGAGGTCGTGGGAGTTCTGCGGCGGGACGCGGCAAGGAAACCGCCTCGACGCGGGTGA
- a CDS encoding SDR family oxidoreductase: protein MKLNGKTLFITGASRGIGLAIGLRAARDGANVVIAAKTAEPHPKLPGTIYTAAEEIEAAGGKALPLVVDVRDEEAVKGAIGKTVETFGGLDIVVNNASAISLTPTPQTDMKRFDLMHQINTRGTYMVSKYAIPHLEKAENPHILMLSPPLDMSEKWFAPHLAYSLAKYGMGLCVLGLSGELRAKGIAVNALWPRTTIATSAIRNLLGGEALAQASRTPEILADAAHAIFQKPARSFSGHFLIDDVFLHGEGVTDFEKYRVDPSQPLAPDFFVPDDTPPLSSLG from the coding sequence ATGAAGCTCAACGGAAAAACCCTGTTCATCACCGGCGCTTCCCGCGGCATCGGTCTTGCCATCGGCCTGCGCGCCGCCCGGGACGGCGCGAACGTGGTCATCGCGGCCAAGACCGCCGAGCCGCATCCGAAGCTGCCCGGCACCATCTACACGGCCGCGGAAGAAATCGAGGCGGCGGGCGGCAAGGCCCTGCCGCTCGTGGTCGACGTGCGCGACGAAGAGGCCGTGAAGGGCGCCATCGGCAAAACGGTCGAGACCTTCGGCGGCCTCGACATCGTGGTCAACAACGCGAGCGCCATCAGCCTCACGCCGACGCCCCAGACCGACATGAAGCGCTTCGATCTGATGCACCAGATCAACACGCGCGGCACCTACATGGTGTCGAAATACGCGATCCCGCATCTGGAAAAGGCCGAGAACCCGCACATCCTCATGCTCTCGCCGCCCCTCGACATGAGCGAGAAATGGTTCGCGCCGCACCTAGCCTATTCGCTCGCCAAGTACGGCATGGGCCTGTGCGTGCTCGGGCTGTCGGGAGAGTTGCGGGCCAAGGGGATCGCCGTCAACGCGCTCTGGCCGCGCACGACCATCGCCACGAGCGCCATCCGTAACCTGCTCGGCGGCGAGGCCCTCGCGCAGGCGAGCCGCACCCCGGAGATCCTGGCCGATGCGGCCCATGCGATCTTCCAAAAACCCGCGCGGAGCTTCTCGGGACATTTCCTGATCGACGATGTCTTCCTCCACGGGGAGGGCGTGACCGATTTCGAGAAGTACCGGGTCGATCCAAGCCAGCCCCTCGCGCCCGATTTCTTCGTGCCGGACGACACGCCGCCGCTGTCGTCGTTGGGTTAG